The sequence below is a genomic window from Uranotaenia lowii strain MFRU-FL chromosome 2, ASM2978415v1, whole genome shotgun sequence.
tagaatcaatcaaatcaattgAATTAATAACTGACCTTTGCAAGCGATTATCATTCATTTCTTAGTGAACCGTCCTACCTTGTTATCATCGTTGAAAGGCCGACCGGTACTCCCGCAGACGGTAGAATTTTTGAAGTGTATGAAGCAAAAACAAAGATTGCACGCTCCTTCGACAGCTCAAGTTTTTTCCCAATTGCAGCCATTTTGAATTCgtgaaatctttcaaaattgaaaattattaatgTTATGTGTCAATTAATAAAACCTATTTGTATCATATAGCCAATCAATTCAAAGAGCGTATGTGTGGTGAAACATAAAATCAAAGTgtcgattttttgcagtgtagttagtgtttcaaaatttcttttcatatttttctaacaATCGTATTTTTTTCGGATCAGATATTGTTTTTGTCAAGTATTCAAAACTGATTACGTTTCTGATCTCAATTCAAACATgatttcatcatataaattCGGGTTCATCAAACAATTTGTTTTGCCAGAAATCTTACTTCTATTTATCTCTTGTAGGATCGCTATCAATTGTTCCTCTACACTCTGGCTACCACAAATGACGTATTGGAAAGGGCTCTTAACCTGCTCAATTGGAATCATGGCTTTAAAATCAGTTGTTTCCTCGAGCGGCACCGAAGTGCAGCGATTTCCATTATTGAAGCCAAAGGCCTCCGCAAAGAGTATGACAGCTGTACGGTTCTCTATTACTTACCATGTAAGCAAGCTCTGGAGTTGAAAAACACTATCCCGGATGGATTTACCCTGAAGGAGTTAGGTCAGGAGGACGCAATCAAAGCAGATGCCGTGTGGCCTAACAAACATCGAGGGTCGTTGTTCTTCCTGCAAAGATTGGCTGCCTGGAACGTAAACACGGGACTTTACGATGAAAACGGAGAACTAATTGCATGGAGTTTCAggtaaatttgagattttttttggtaattgctTTACATTTTTAGctcatttccaaacaaaaatattttgtactatgTTAAAATGTCTTTCGTCAAAATTATTTCGTCGTAAAAAATAGGAAGTTGTTTTTGCtcttctcgaaaaaaaagaggaaactaaattttcatcatcatttcAGATTACAGAGTGGTGCACTTGGAGCGCTCCAGGTGGATGAACGACATCTGAAGCGAGGTTACGGTACAATGGTTGCCATTGATATGGCTCATCGGTTGGCCCATATGAATCAGGATTGTTTCGCATTCGTTAACAGCGGCAATATTCCTTCAAAGAGGATGTTTGAGAAGCTGGGATTCCTTCAAATCGATACCGCATACTGGCTCCGTACCTATCCTACAGAACCCTTCGAGTGGAGCGATAGTTGTGAatagctgatttaaaatttgttttctgaatGAAATGGAGCTGTACTACTTAAAAATAGCTTAATACCGATATCACAACTTTGTCCAATTTCACGAACGCTCCCCCTTGATAAAACTGTTATAATCACTATTTTATGTGCGCTCTCTTTCTGTAAATTAGATTCTGAGAGTAGATTAGAAGCACCAAACATTTTTGGCGATCCTGCCAATTTTCCAAACCCCCATCGATCTTTATATATAGTGTTAGCTTTCataacgtcgtatgaaacaaaatattaataaaccattttattacaaaaaaaaaatacagaaactaACATAAACTAATCGCGAATTCTTTTAATTGAGAATATGTGTtgtctggacaacatattctagtTGTGAAATACAAAGTTTAAAGTTGTTTTCCGAACTATTGCAGTCGTTTTTGCTgaatgttgatgatgatgtttcatacgacgtaatgaaagctcacgcgagattttaatttttgtgatatttttaaagggtgatacggtcaaaatttggtcgagggaaaacgcgtgtaaatcggtgaaatcgttcatttaaaaaatcaaatttaatttctttttcaagtttaattagtataaaattcaggaaaaatattcagttaggcttccgcttttccaaatccgaattgccgggccttacgctcaacccctgccatcagattttgtacagccacattttccaccttcttcgccgcagaaagccagtttgccttgaactgctgctcgtccttagcagtttttttggtcttctttaggtttcgcttgacaatagcccagtatttctcaattaggcggagctctggcgtgttgggaggattcttgtccttggaaaccacctgcacgttgttggcggcgtaccactccatggcctttttaccgtaatggcaagatgccaaatccggccaaaacagtacggaaccaCCGTGTTTCTCCAGGAAAGGCAggagacgtttattcaaacactctttcaggtaaatttcttggttgacagttccggaagctatgaaaatgctacttttcaagccacaggtacagatggctggccaaaccagatatttaatcgcgaactttaacagtttcatgtgcttgaaaatatctgctacctttccccttccttttgccgtataaaactcctgtcccggaagctgcttgtagtcggctttgacgtaggtttcgtcgtccattatcacgaagtcaaacttcgtcagcatcgtcgtgtacactGTACACCCTCCGGTATCGCGCTTtgaccgtcgtattttgtttatcatcgcgatttggagtcacaaccttcttgtaagtcgatagtccggctcgttttttggctcgatgcacggttgtagacgatacacccagcttatttgcggcatctcggagagagaggttagggtttcgcttgaaactaccggcaactctctttgtcggcttccggttttcgatttccccccgatccagacttcctggctgtcgacaaacgttccccaagcactttaattacatttgtaacggttgatttggcaacttttagcgattttgccagctttgcgtgcgagtagctcggattttcgcgatgcgcgagcgaaattttgatacgctgctcttcttccttggacggcattttgacaacttaagagtgaattccaaaatcaaaataggagcaacattctatttacacacacacaccttcaaaatgaggggtgttcaggttttttaaatgcaaaattgaaagaaatacgtcaagttgatatttatcaaattttgaccgtatcaccctttatgaaaGTATCAAAGCAATCGGCAATGCCATGCGTAACTAAGCAACCACCACCGTTCGCATTGCCGTGTAACCACGATCTACTGCGCGCACCAGTTATCGTGGTCCTCTTTCGTGCACTGGTGGTTGGTGGTCAACGACAAAAGACGTGTGTTAATTATAAAGTGACGATTTTTCGGTACAGGATTTCcacagaaacaaaacaaatcgctGCTTAGTTGCCTAACAACAAATTGATCACATCATTTATTGCGTCAAACATGTTTTACTCAAAAACGGATAAATCCCTCATGAGTGTGTATTATTTTGACGTTCAGAGAAACTTCAAACGTGGCTGTGATCCAAGTTATATAAaaacttcagtaaagcttttgatcGGTATGGtttcatttcaacatttttctagCTGACTTAAAACTGTATTGAAAGCaatgaaacatattttaaacctgataacaagttttaaatttctagcTGGCTAAACGCCATCTTCCTGGATACACAATTTCAATACTAAAatctagaaattttaaaaataaaatttatgtttgtgaTGCTAATTTTTGTATAGGTAATGGAtatcacttaaaaaaattttttgcatgaAAAATCGCAGAGCAGAACGCTCCgagtcaaaatttctatcagaTTCCATG
It includes:
- the LOC129747426 gene encoding uncharacterized protein LOC129747426, producing the protein MNNATPSSADRRNSNNDSLTVITPDKWPELRDIFKRDWPEHLVAYHTIDNFIDWHRRDPQIKNLTFYSLNGEWQKDGTYLIVDRYQLFLYTLATTNDVLERALNLLNWNHGFKISCFLERHRSAAISIIEAKGLRKEYDSCTVLYYLPCKQALELKNTIPDGFTLKELGQEDAIKADAVWPNKHRGSLFFLQRLAAWNVNTGLYDENGELIAWSFRLQSGALGALQVDERHLKRGYGTMVAIDMAHRLAHMNQDCFAFVNSGNIPSKRMFEKLGFLQIDTAYWLRTYPTEPFEWSDSCE